In Eulemur rufifrons isolate Redbay chromosome 2, OSU_ERuf_1, whole genome shotgun sequence, the sequence TGGTTTTCCGCGGGAGAGGGCGGGCCGCGAGGCAGCCCCCCCAGGAGGCGGGGCCTCGGAGCCTAGACCAGGAAGCGGGGGCGGGACTTCGGGGCTGTAGCCGGGGTTACTAGGAGGCGGAGCCGCTCGGAGCCTTGTGGCCCGGATGTCCGGGAGCTGCGGCTGGATCCGCTGATCCTGGAGCTTCTCCGGAGAAACTTACAGGCGGCCAATGGGTGAGTGGTCGCCGAGATGCGAGAGGCGCTTGTCTTAGTCCCCGCTTCTTCCACACACAGCCGACTCCGGGCTCGGCTCCGGGCGGCGGCCTTCGGGTAGCGGCGCATGCTCGCTCCTGCTCTCGTCCACCCTCGGGCAGGGCCGGGACTCCTCCCGGGGTGGGTGGTCGCTGCTCCTGGCAGGCTGCAGAGAGAAAGCGCGCAGTGTGCGGGAGGGCGAGGCCAGGTCTTTATTGTTCTTGTGTTTGAAATGTCACTTCAGTCCCTTTGTTTAATATGGAGGAAACACATGCATCAGGGTTGACTTCAAAATTAAAAGCGCGGGCGATAGTGCAGAAAACCAGTAAAGGAAGCAAAGGCGAATTGCTGCATAACTTATtgtctcctgcctcaacctcaaGCTAAGTTTACAGGGCTCCTCACAAAGGGGCAAGAccgttgcaaaaaaaaaaaaaaaaaaatcttaaaattttagttatcTTTCACTAAAGGAAATGAAAGGGGAAATTGAAcaaacacttgaggccaggattttctTTGGTGGATGATGAGCTGTTGCTTTCAGTTTATTATACTGGTTTTCAGGCCTTTTTGAGAAACTTTAGGTTATTTACATTCAAACGTATTTATGAAGCATCTACTAGATATGAAGCCCATACGAAGTCAGAAATTTgttaaaagtgaaattttaaatttaaggcatTTTAGTcagtgtacatatattttttcttagcagcataaggagaaagaaatgaagtgtaCTTGAATTTGATTGTAGACTAGTCTTTTTTGTGAATTCATGAAGAATTTGGAAAATGATCATTCAAGAATAGTTATAAAATgcataattttccaaattaattcACATTTAGACCATAGTTGTTTAGAGTTTATTCCACATTAGACTATAGGTTTTTAAAGGGCAGGGACTCTGTCATGTTTCCCTATGTACATTGGTGGCCCCTAACCTGTGAAATCTGAcatttaatacatgtttattgaatgaatgaatcaataaatgaaggGGATCAGGTGTCACTGATGATAAAAAACTTCAATAATTTCTCCCTGTGGATGAGGTCAGAGACAATCCTGAGTAGGTcctgaggtgttttttttttttttttttttttttttttataaagaagagttcttttttattttccctaaaccATGAGATTAGGAGATTAATTCTAAGGCAGTGGTTCCTAAATGTTGGTCAGAAACCCAGTGACAGCCTTGATGAAATTTTCACCTGCCCtcaacagaaaattataaaagctaggACAATATAGCAGGATTTTTATAAAGCTGAATTTATTTACTGTAAAGGCTTGCCCTCTATTCTGAAATTATGTTCTTTATGCTTTTCTGATGTGAGAATGTGTTCTTTTATGAACAAAGGTGACAATAGATTGTGTACGTACATGTATGTGCTTAATGTCCTGACTGGGCAAGATAAAAGGTGATGACCTTCTATTggtattctaatttttttaaaaaatttatttttgaacttaTAATCAATGAAATTCATAAGTCTACTGTAATCAAGGGGAGTGGCTGGCTGGAGCATTGGAGACAAGCGTTAGGTTTTAAGTTCTGTGAATGGATTCTGCTCTGCTGGTTGAGGACTTTAACATAAAGAACAGTATTAACTCCAAATTTCCAATATAACTTTCTACAATGTCAtggtataaaaaagagaaattgaaatttaaaaataaatgcttcaagATGTTTGTCTAATATATAGCATTTTAAGATTTGAAACTGTGTTGAGATATTTCTGCAAAGTGCTTCAGCtattattgcattattttttttataatcacAAAAGATGTTACTATActggcatttgtttttaaaaagctgtcgATATTCAACCAGCATGCCTTGGACTTTATTGTGGGAAGaccctattatttaaaaatggctCAACTGAAATATATGGAGAATGTGGGGTAAGTCTTATGTTTgaatttcatttgtaaaatctgtttgcttttgaaatattttcacgTGTAGAATCTTTATTCTTACATATGCTCAGTAATTTGTAAAAGAATATGGAGGCACTAATAAAAGACTTGTATTATCATATTGATGTCTATAATACATTACATCTTTCTTGATAGTCACAGTTATaaagtattttagaaaacattttcaaattccttttttaaTGATTTAGTATAGTGATTTGTATAGTAAGTTAAGAATACAAATACAGGACATTGCAATTCTTCTTATATGATGTTAATGACTAGGTTTTTCATTGAATGTTAGTCGACTATTTTAGtaatagtaaaagaaagaaaactttaagaaCACTGTACAGATATAGCACCTACAAAgtaggtttctttttattttacttaagtatttatgttttgttcatttctaaaaGTTACACATGTAAACTTTATAAACTGAAATGAGATGtcttatagaatgattttttttttggagtgtgTCAGTATTCTAAAATAGTATCTGTACACAAAATATTGCTTTTCTATATTGTAGGTGTGCCCAAGAGGACAAAGAACAAATGCACAGAAATATTGTCAACCTTGCACAGAGTCTCCAGAACTTTATGATTGGCTTTATCTTGGATTTATGGCTATGCTTCCTCTTGTTTTACATTGGTTCTTCATTGAATGGTACTCGGGGAAAAAGAGGTTAGCACATTCTATAAATATATCTGGATGGGCTGATGTTGGAATAATTATAATTTAGAAGACCTTATCAAGTAATTATGCTTTTTCTGTTGTGTTAAAGGTGGTAAacctatttttcctttatattctgatcactttttactgtgacAAGAAAACTTAATGATAGGGTGTGCCTTAGTAATTATTAAGGGGACTGTCCTCTGTCTATTTTACTCTAAATGATCTtgaaggagttttttttttttaatttctcaattatAATCCTTATTGGTTTTCTACAAAAATATGATTACAAGCTGTTTTTTGTTATGGaacaaatatttgtaatttagTACTAATAATCTAGTATATTGTAGTTAAAATGATATAGCTGTAACCTAATTATGAAAATTCATACTAACACATTAAGTcaacacatttactgagcactgtcTTATGTTTGGAAGATTGGGGGGAGGAGATACAAAAGTAACTGACATGGCTTATAGTCATAATCTTGTGGAGAAGACAAATATATACATCATTAATTATAAATCAGTCTTAAAAGTATAGTGGAAGCATTATAAACAAAATTCCCTGAGTCACAAAGAATTGAGAGATAATTGTTCCTGATGAGATCTGAAAGACttcaaaataagaacattttcgGCAGAGGAAATAGCATGATCAATGGCATGGAAGTATGTAATGTGTGATCTGGGTTGGGTAGGAAGGGACATAGTCTGGAGTGGTCGAAGTGTGGGTTGCAGTAAAAGAAAGGTAATATAAAGAATATTGGGAAAGGTAAGCTGAGGCCAGAAGGCAAATGTTCTTGATCAGGATGTGAACTTTATTCTGCTCAGATCAGGGAGCCAAATTCTACTTTAGTACATTTCAGccatactgattttcttttagTTCATCTAATTTCTCAGGATCTTTCCTACTTCAggtcctttccctctctccaaaCTCTTTTTGCTGCCTGAATTTCTCCCTTCTCCATCTGACTGCACTTTTTACCTAGCTACCTTCTTTAACTTCAGATTTTAGTTTAACTGTCACCTActtagagaggccttccctgtCCCAATCTAAAGTAAGTCCGtctcccttatttttcttttttaatagcattcctcattttgttgttgttttctctttAGCACTTTACATTCCCCCTGCCCCTGATTATAAGCTCCACACTGGCAGTGGCCATCTCTGTCATTGTCCTCCATGGAATCTCCAGAGCCTTGCACAGCAGCTGGCACATGATAGATGCTTACTATTTGCAGAGTGAATCATTTATTGGTAAAGGTTTTGGTGTGGGGAAGTAGCATCATTGGATGTATATTTTAGGAAGATAACTTCTGTGGAGGGTAGATTAGAGGTGAAATATATGAGAAGACTGTTGTCAAAGAAATAGTGATGGGCAGACTATACAATAGTGGGAATGGAAATAGAAGGGTCATATAGAAATAGAATCAGCAGTTTTGTGGATCCCCCTAATAAAGCCAGGGAAGGCTTTATTTACGCTGGGAaggctttcattatttttcagaaggatttataaaaagacttttaaaatagcagCTCTCAGCATGCTTTTAATTTCTGTTATGGAATGATGAAAGATGAGGGTGAGATGTGATAAACTTAAAGCTAAAATAGAATGTTTGCTCAGTTAATTGTCTAGAACTTCTCAGCCCAAAATAGAGAAGAGATGGGGAACAATGCACCAAATGCATTTGAATTGAAATATCAGATACATTTTGGGGGAGAGACTTAGAGCAGAGAGTAGAGGTTGGTTTGAGGGTAGAAGAGAGGAGGGACCACTGCTCAGGCAGGCAAGGAGGTGGGTTTAAAAAGAGGGAGTTTGTACAACTATGCTTTGCCTTGGAAGTTGGTAGCAAGGAACACAAGAGCCATCACTTGCATTTTCCTGAGACATTGCACTTACAGTCAGGAATGATTTAGACTGGAAGAATCTTAAGAAGTGTTCATAAAACCTGGGGATAGCCCCAGAGCTGAACTGGAAGGATCCACAGATGTGTGAAATGTGTTTTGAGGTGGAGGGCGATGCATGTCCGCATGTGTGGGGCCGCAAGGGAATTAGTAATTTAGCATGGCCAGGAGGTGTAGGAGGTGATGCTGGTGAGGAATATTTTTCCAGAAAGGCAGAATGGACTTAGAAGTAGTTTAATAAGGGGAGCTTTAGAAtcagatttcattttataaaagatcaTGTGGCTGATGACATAGATTGAAAGAGAGCATGATGAGAAGAGACTAGTAAGTTTACTATAGTCATGGCAAGAAATAATGAGGTTGGGATTTTgcctctaaaaatataaattctacaaGGAAGCAAAATACCAGATTACATATTATGAacatataaatgtttatgtattCGGTGTTTTCATCTTTGCAAAATGGCACAGGAGTTCTGCTTCCAATGTGAGCTAATTAGGAGCTCCAGGTGAGCCACTTGCATGAAGTAACTAAAGTCTGGGAAAGACTTATTATTTGAGAAGTTGCCAGTCCCACTGGAGGCAGCAGGGATTTCTAAGAAATGTTCTCcgtcagaaaacaaacaaacccacccTGAGGTGGATCAGAGTGACAAAGTAGGCAATTGGGAGGTTAATTGCTGATAGCAGCAGTGCTATCTGGAGACTGAATCCTGGGCAGCCTGTGctaagcctagccctagaccCTCGGGGGCTTGAAGCCCCGGTAGTGGTGGCCATGACTGCTGGGAGAAGCAGCAAATCTTTGCTAGAAAGCTTCCCTATTCTCAGTTCAGGCCTATCACAACAAACAATATATTTACACTCCCAAAGAACTACAGATAATGAACTTTAACCTACCAGAATATATAACTACTGcccataaagaaataaaggatgtaGTCACAAAGCTGTCCAGTCAATAAGAGATTATTAGGAATAAACAGACAGATTTggtgggggggaaaaaagggaacttttagaaatgaaaatttatacttgccaaaataaaaaatggtagtCAACAGATTAAACAGTTGAAAATAGAATTATTGAACTAGAAAAAActacatataaagaaataatggcatgTATCACTGAGAAAGGAgaagatggaaaatatgaaatatgttaaGAGACGCCAAGCATAAAATGAGAAGCTGTATGTATTTGTAATACCTACTGGGACTCCTCCTAGGTTCGATTAAACATTCAGACTCATGAGACTACCACAGGTCATGCTACTTGGCAGCAACTCAGCTTACCAGGAGGGTAGCATGACACATTACTTGTCAGCAATAGCTTTTGAAGCACATCAGCTCAGGTGGAAGGAGATGAGACCCACATTGGATGGGTGTGGGAGTTGGCCAGGCTTAAAGTCTTATGCCCCAGAAGAGCCAGTTTCTCTTGTAACAACTCTAGAAGCGTAGCTTCTGGAATCCTGCAAGGGACATGCCAATCATGAGAATCACTGAACTCAGGAAAGCCAAACCACAGTGTCTTCATCAGGTATTCATAGTTCATTTATAGTTCTGCCCAGTCCAGATGTAATTTATCAATTAGGGATCATTTGTATTAAGTGCAGTGTTGCCTAGCATTCAAAAATGAGTAAAACTAAAGAGTAGTTTTGAAGCATAAATACAATTGGGGTAAAAACTGtttagaaaaagagataaaagcaaTTTAGTATATGGTTACCACCAGGGCAGAGATAGAGGTATGGAAGGGAGGAACAGAGAAGTAAATTGTTGACTATGTTCTAGTTATTGGGTTTGGTGAGCTTACAATGTTTGATGTATTATTATACTTTACAATGAATGTATGTTACATATcatctttcatgtattttttatattaggATAATTGGAAATTTAATAACAATTTGGCAAGATACTAAAGATGTAAGGTAGatctgatttctgctcttatgtTAGATAATACTGTTATCTGGATGAGTattatccctttttaaaaaataagtttatactTTTATGAGTAGTTCTTATATATGTTTGGCTTTTCTAATCTATTTAGAAGATTTTTTAGTTTCAAgatttttcagttaaaattttttttgagaaccCATATCTtgaaacatatatatgttttattaaagtcatttaaagatataaatttttctGGTAATCGTGCCTCTGTTCTTTTGTTCCTCTAGTTCCAGTGCACTTTTCCAGCACATCACTGCATTATTTGAATGCAGTATGGCAGCTATTATCACCTTACTTGTGAGTGATCCAGTCGGAGTTCTTTATATCCATTCATGTCGAGTATTGATGCTTTCTGATTGGTACACGATGCTTTACAACCCAAGTCCAGATTACGTTACCACAGTGCACTGTACTCATGAAGCTGTCTATCCACTGTAAGTATTTATTTAGACttaagatcattttttaaaaactcttaggATTATTTATAGATTTCATGGACTTTGGAGACAAAaacagacttgggtttgaatcccaggtcTGCCAGCTGCTATTATTTTGAGCATGTTAACAGCCTCTTgtaacctcagttttcccattggtaaaatgggtataatgatACCTTATAAAATGtcgtgaggattaagtgaatccACACATCATCAGATACCATGTGCAGTGCCTTACATACAGGAGGTACTTTATTGTAGCTGGCATTAGAGTGCTTGGGTTAgtattctttctggttttttttcctcAACTAAGTGTAATTTCTAtaagaatattttgttaaaaatatcaaattcatAAGATTCTGGATATTATTATCTCAGAgtgtttcatttttagaaattctgtAAATTGTTGGTgttcattttaatgtgtttttcttgTTAAAGGTATGAAAGAAAAGTCTGGTATTTATGTTCTCATAGTTGTAGCCAGTTTCTATTACATAATATGCTCAATGAAATTAGTCCTTTTTGAGCAAGTTCATCATGGTAAAGCATCAaaaacatacatatgcatatatgtaaaaatataattttcaaaaacaagatCTGGATATGGAGAtataaaaatcttcttttctaCCTGCCAGCCATTAAGTCctgcaattattttttatataactatattttatatgtaaaagacTGTATTAAAGACTGATAGTGTCCTCTTTGTTGGTTCATAGAGCTGTAATCCTCAGCTTCCATTACTCCACTGTCATATGCTCCCTGGGGACCTGTAGAACTTAAACTGGtcctatttattaatagaaaacttaAGTGAATGGGATATCATATTTAAATAAGTTATGTAGTCATTTTATGTGAAACAAAATCAGATTCATCTTTGGATAGtcacatttatattgtttattgTAGTGTTTGTAAAGCCTATAGTGGGAGGGtaaaaaaaatataagattaGAAGAGTGATAGCAAATAGGTGCTCCCAGCCGTCATTCTGCACCCAGAATAGCCACATCTAATTTCTTAGAGCACTTGTTCTTGCCGAGGTGGGTGTCACTTCAGAATCTTGTCCACAGCCCTCTTGGTCAGTCAGAATCATCACACAACTTCATTGATTAGGACATTTTCCATCGATTCACTGTCTGTGAATtaagtagttcttttttttcttggcaatttTACCAATAGTTATTGTAGAATAGCTTGCCTGCcttgttttattaattataaagataatgattttttaaaattatgagatattATGGTATCTTATAGCATTGGgtttatacatattatttactttatttaaccattctaaaCTTAAATATATGGCCAGACTGAGCTATCAAAAttcatagtaatttttttcttttgcaagtcAACAAAAAGTAATGGCACAGAATTACCAGAAATGAAGTCTGTTTTTCCCAGTAGAGTATATAATCTAGTtccttaaaaattgaaaaatatcatGGTACTTTACTGATAATTATAGTTTTGAGGGTAAACTCATGTGGATGAGGCATGGAAAAACATGTAAGCTTCTGTCTTTATaacttactattaatacaaaaaataacttttacattATTAAACTTTAAGGATGAGTTATTAACAGTGAGAAGTTATTACTGTTGTAGCAAAAATTAGCTTTAGCTTGTTAGAGTTATCCTATCCCAATGTGTTGGGGGGTGgattgaaaaggagaaaagagtagAAGATGAGGTCTTCTGGTAGAGAGCAGGGGTGGGAAACAGTTATCCACTTCCAGAGATTAGTTTCCTAGTTCATTAGGAGAGGTAACACATGACGGTTTCCTCCTGAGTAAGATAGTAATCTTTTTGGAGCTCTCAAGGAACTACAAGTTGTGGGAATGAACTATGAGTTGTGGGACTGGACAGATTTCATTTTCTGCTGATGTTGGTAGCAGGTGGCATAACAAGACAAAAAACTCATCACCCAAGAGGTCAAACATGTACTAATGCATTAGAGTATAGGACTGGACGTAAAAGCATCATAAGAGCACAGGAATACAGTATCATTGTGCTGTGTGGGAGGAAGCACATGGTTGGAAATCGGAAATGACTCCTGTACTTCCTAAGGCTTTCCCCTGTATAGAGAGAGGATGTGAGTAGTAAGATAGtaaaaatgacatgaaaatacTGATGAAAAAGAAGTTACAGAAAAGCTGTAGAAGTTGCAGAAAAtacttatgaaaaagaaaaagttctgtaTATATTGAAATCCCATTCAAAATATAATGCTAGAAACTATAGTCTGGTGACAGCtctttttacaactttttttttttctgattataaaaattacatttaaaaaaaagaattacattaCAGGACATTTCTTTTtcgtttggtttttttttttttttttagagacagtgttaCATTCTGTTAACCCAGGTTGAAGTGCAGTGGCagggtcatagctcactgtaaccttgaactcttgggttcaagcaatcctgccactaGACTTGCTAGGACtaaaggtgcatgccaccatcccctggctaatttttaaaatttttttatagagatgcgGTTTCTATATGTTGCCTAGGTGGGTTTTGAACCaacctcccgcctcggcttcccaaaatgctggtatGAGCCAGTGTAACTAGCCACAGGACAtttcaaaaacatagaaaaagcaCATGTCAAGTAAAATAATCTGTAATTCCATTCCTTGCGATAACCACTGCTAAAAATTTTgtctttctagttttatttctgcaagtgtatatatacaatttaaaCTATTAAGGCTATATTATAACATGCCATTTTGTAACCTACTGTTGTCACTTACTGTATTAGGCACAGTTACTTTTGTTGTTAACATCTCTTTCATAACCAGATTTTTAACGGCTGCATAGTATTCCTGTATGAATGTACTATGAATGTGTGAATGTACTATAGCATGAATGTACtattataaaatgtaaccagttttctattgttaaatgttttttcctgagttttattaTAAGTGATTTAATAAAAATCGTCATATAGATAGCTTTTCGTGCATCCCTGATTGCTTCCCTATGCTAAAATTCTATAAgtaaaattgctggatcaaagattataaacatttttaggatttttgatGCATATTTCCAAACTGCCTAGGAAAGGAACCATTGTACCCTGGCTAGCAGT encodes:
- the JKAMP gene encoding JNK1/MAPK8-associated membrane protein isoform X1; this encodes MKGEIEQTLEARIFFAVDIQPACLGLYCGKTLLFKNGSTEIYGECGVCPRGQRTNAQKYCQPCTESPELYDWLYLGFMAMLPLVLHWFFIEWYSGKKSSSALFQHITALFECSMAAIITLLVSDPVGVLYIHSCRVLMLSDWYTMLYNPSPDYVTTVHCTHEAVYPLYTIVFIYYAFCLVLMMLLRPLLVKKIACGLGKSDRFKSIYAALYFFPILTVLQAVGGGLLYYAFPYIILVLSLITLAVYMSASEIENCYDLLVRKKRLIVLFSHWLLHAYGIISISRVDKLEQDLPLLALVPTPALFYLFTAKFTEPSRILSEGANGH
- the JKAMP gene encoding JNK1/MAPK8-associated membrane protein isoform X2, with protein sequence MKGEIEQTLEARIFFACLGLYCGKTLLFKNGSTEIYGECGVCPRGQRTNAQKYCQPCTESPELYDWLYLGFMAMLPLVLHWFFIEWYSGKKSSSALFQHITALFECSMAAIITLLVSDPVGVLYIHSCRVLMLSDWYTMLYNPSPDYVTTVHCTHEAVYPLYTIVFIYYAFCLVLMMLLRPLLVKKIACGLGKSDRFKSIYAALYFFPILTVLQAVGGGLLYYAFPYIILVLSLITLAVYMSASEIENCYDLLVRKKRLIVLFSHWLLHAYGIISISRVDKLEQDLPLLALVPTPALFYLFTAKFTEPSRILSEGANGH